Proteins encoded together in one Peribacillus asahii window:
- a CDS encoding iron-containing alcohol dehydrogenase family protein yields MENFFYVQPVPIDFGVGKLNTLPDILKDSNLKNGILISAPSMVRNGIAQKIIDQSEGRITTLFSDIQPNPTVHNTDACADMIREHQCEFAIALGGGSIIDCAKVACFVAKTPYPTADFFSRKRPISKPGIPMIAIPTTSGTASEITTVSVLTDTENDIKAPIGSDYFYPMYALVDPELTVTCPPAVTAASGLDVLAHSLEAYYGKKHQPLTDLAAERAASLVFEHLLTAYHEPDNLEARAKMSEASVTAGMAFNLTQTAAAHACSYPLTQDFDIPHGEACAFTLPSFWKLNSQSGPEAERLHAFSQRLGFKDAEELADRIDEMKKEMGLRTTLEEVGVKTEDDLDHLVANSFAPNMMNNPVMITKESLKALYSGLK; encoded by the coding sequence TGTCCCGATCGATTTCGGAGTAGGCAAACTAAACACATTACCTGATATCTTAAAAGACTCTAACCTAAAAAACGGCATATTAATCAGCGCCCCTTCCATGGTTCGAAATGGAATCGCGCAAAAGATTATCGATCAATCAGAAGGAAGAATTACTACCCTCTTTTCTGATATTCAACCAAATCCAACCGTTCACAATACGGATGCCTGCGCAGATATGATTCGTGAACATCAATGTGAATTTGCTATTGCGCTTGGAGGCGGCAGCATTATAGATTGCGCGAAGGTAGCTTGTTTTGTTGCTAAAACACCGTACCCAACAGCTGATTTCTTCTCTAGGAAACGTCCCATTAGCAAGCCAGGTATTCCGATGATCGCCATTCCAACAACATCAGGAACAGCTAGCGAAATCACTACTGTTTCGGTGTTAACGGATACTGAAAATGATATAAAAGCACCAATCGGCAGTGATTACTTCTATCCCATGTACGCACTCGTAGACCCTGAGTTGACAGTCACTTGCCCACCAGCCGTTACAGCAGCAAGCGGCCTTGATGTCCTAGCTCATTCGCTTGAAGCATACTACGGCAAGAAACATCAGCCGCTTACAGATTTAGCAGCAGAAAGAGCGGCCTCTCTCGTGTTCGAGCACTTACTAACAGCGTATCACGAACCGGATAATTTGGAAGCAAGAGCAAAAATGAGTGAAGCATCTGTTACAGCTGGTATGGCGTTTAATCTCACTCAAACAGCAGCAGCTCATGCTTGTTCTTATCCATTAACACAAGATTTCGATATTCCACACGGCGAAGCTTGCGCCTTTACGCTTCCTTCGTTTTGGAAATTAAATAGCCAATCCGGACCTGAAGCAGAACGTCTACACGCTTTTAGTCAGCGTCTAGGATTTAAAGATGCGGAAGAATTAGCCGACCGCATTGACGAAATGAAAAAGGAAATGGGATTACGAACAACACTAGAAGAAGTCGGTGTCAAAACAGAGGACGATTTAGACCATCTTGTTGCCAATAGCTTCGCACCTAATATGATGAATAA